Proteins from one Pagrus major chromosome 1, Pma_NU_1.0 genomic window:
- the LOC141000748 gene encoding adhesion G protein-coupled receptor L1-like produces MAVSLWFLGVCALTLAHVAPSGQAMSRAAMPFGLLRRELACEGYPIELRCPGSDVVMVETANYGRTDDKICDADPFQMENTQCYLPDALKIMAQRCNNRTQCVVVAGVDVFPDPCPGTYKYLEIQYECVPYKVDQKVFVCPGSLLSIQPASSLLEAEHQSGAWCKDPLQAGDRLYVMPWTPYRTEVLYEYASWDDYRQNRVTTTYKLPSRVDGTGFVVYDGAVFYNKERTRNLVKYDLRTRIKSGEAVVVNANYHDTSPYRWGGKSDIDLAVDENGLWVIYSTEANNGRIVVSQVNPYTLRFEGTWATGFDKRGASNAFMACGVLYAVRSVFQDDEGQAEGRVGSDMVVYAYDTSRGQELPVQIPFPNPYQYISSIDYNPRDNQLYVWNNYYVLRYPLQFTPPPPTKGPLSSLMTTVRSYTATVALTPVRPSASHPIGVINRGPFDQRPITAMVPLTPRPPLRVPLAPGSPGQVGGCEGRVARGVQWPPTLKGETVERPCPKGSLGIASYQCMQSPVGWSSRGPDLSNCTSPWVSQIAQKIKSGENAANIAGELVNLTRGRIYAGDVSMSVRLIEQLLDILDSQLQALRPANKESAARNYNKLQKRERTCRAYVQAVVQTVDNLLGPEALVSWADMSGADQSRSASLLLDAVEKGAFLLANNLYEGRFSDRAPNVDLEVYVLNTEADIQDLRFPHSYDSDSILQISALALQQYSNNGQVKLVLTLYKNLGSFLTTQNSTLRLGLGLGQGSDARRRSLVVNSHVISASVHRGSNRVYLSEPVIFTLRHLQLENHFGPNCSFWNASGVSGSGRWSTQGCRLLHTNNTHTTCACNHLSSYAVLMTYQQPAFGVGVEELLVYVVSWVGISVALVCLATCLTTLCCQGAPWHTDHSTIHCNLWANLLITELLFLVGANKTQYTVVCSIIAGLLHFSLLSVFCWLCLEGVELYLLQREVFEGRNSRRKYFYLCGYSIPGLVVAVSAAIDFRGYGSKTACWLRTDNYFISSFLGPVAVIITLNLVILVMTLHKMHSTAALKPDSSRHDSLRAWAVGSLTLLFLQSVTWSSGLMFLSAPSLLLAYLFSSLNTAQALLITILHCTLARKGQKDYGRCLRLSQCCVTSSSSSPDSVKGAALRSNSRYTSSQSRRATANRQSRIRRMWNDTVRRQTESSFIAADVNNTPTLNRAALGNHFLTNPVLQTHAGASPYDTMLAQGYNQPFTSTEGVVSQSQESCGLDSVCLNGGYTPNTFTLHGLGTTPGSRAGVVGSTDLLREGGVGMGGDDISPALLTPHGATDLSGGAGMRRNLSDAAALEKMIISELVQSNLRPSVPMPVPPERYGSLARPHHHDRAALTHTATLTRHAQPPQEGWAATMQPNTRPNAQEGWPHTRHHTQDAETHSTTRGQDQATTPRLQDGWSHTRVSGESESRELLKDGDRVMQGTLGRRGLQDRQQARPPDVQARPYSTLSRTPGTLSRHRNTVESSGGTDRDRERDRERERDRYRDRPLPPPPPPPPQESEPLYKALEEPLLMKQREAGVETWRGGQDREKDETFLLKRDGVIDEWRGGTERVRDESFTSQKRDGEMDEWRGGVERGREETHLLEKRGGRMEVWRGGSDTEQEETFITQKKDFAIEGWRGGVEREKDESLFLKDRDGWRAGIERENDKHKDRVLDVWRGGLDVDREEPFLFESKDGGLDARKRGSLRYHGEREDSDSFALPLTPDLDLDPDSSPIYARDSNPSPLYPGDRRSPPLSIFPRSSPPTNIFAPRDTNSPPNNLYSRHSPQVYSRSSSPPRFYTRTSPPTLSYPDSSPEGPEEVSPTGQPQRPALELPYSLGRPPLGPRPNHLQTFYQPPPLASNGEAVYTAEPASEGEDGQMQRVTSL; encoded by the exons CTATGTCCCGGGCCGCCATGCCGTTTGGTCTCCTGCGCAGGGAGCTGGCGTGCGAGGGTTACCCCATAGAGCTACGCTGCCCAGGTAGTGACGTGGTTATGGTGGAGACCGCCAACTATGGACGCACCGATGACAAGATCTGTGACGCAGACCCCTTCCAAATGGAGAACACACAGTGTTACCTCCCCGATGCACTAAAGATTATGGCCCAGAG GTGTAACAACAGGACTCAGTGTGTGGTGGTCGCCGGGGTCGACGTCTTCCCAGACCCCTGTCCTGGAACATACAAGTACCTGGAGATCCAGTACGAGTGTGTCCCTTACA AAGTGGACCAAAAAG TTTTCGTGTGTCCCGGCTCGCTGCTCAGCATCCAGCCGGCCTCCTCTCTCCTGGAGGCGGAGCATCAGTCGGGGGCGTGGTGTAAGGACCCCCTGCAGGCTGGTGACAGGCTGTACGTCATGCCGTGGACGCCATATAGGACAGAGGTGCTGTACGAGTACGCCTCGTGGGACGACTACCGACAGAACAGAGTCACCACCACATATAA GTTGCCGAGCCGCGTGGACGGTACTGGTTTTGTGGTGTACGACGGCGCCGTGTTTTACAACAAGGAGCGAACGCGTAACCTGGTCAAGTACGACCTGCGGACACGCATCAAGAGCGGCGAAGCAGTGGTGGTCAATGCCAACTACCACGACACCTCTCCGTACCGCTGGGGAGGGAAGTCAGACATTGATCTGGCGGTGGACGAGAACGGCCTTTGGGTGATCTACTCTACTGAAGCCAATAATGGACGCATCGTAGTCAGCCAG GTGAATCCGTACACCCTGCGCTTCGAGGGTACGTGGGCCACCGGCTTTGACAAGCGCGGGGCGAGCAACGCCTTCATGGCCTGTGGCGTGCTCTACGCTGTGCGCTCCGTCTTCCAGGATGATGAGGGGCAGGCGGAGGGCCGAGTTGGCAGCGACATGGTGGTTTATGCCTACGACACCAGCCGTGGACAGGAGCTGCCCGTTCAAATACCATTCCCCAACCCTTACCAGTACATCTCCTCCATAGACTACAACCCCAGAGACAACCAGCTGTACGTGTGGAATAACTACTACGTGCTGAGATACCCGCTACAGTTTACGCCGCCACCGCCCACTAAAG gtcccctctcctctctgatgACGACCGTACGCTCCTACACGGCCACCGTCGCGCTGACCCCAGTGCGACCATCGGCCTCTCACCCAATAGGCGTCATCAACCGAGGGCCCTTTGATCAGCGGCCGATCACAGCCATGGTCCCTCTGACCCCACGTCCACCTCTGCGTGTCCCCTTGGCTCCAGGGAGCCCCGGTCAGGTGGGCGGATGTGAGGGCCGGGTGGCACGAGGGGTGCAGTGGCCACCCACGCTGAAGGGAGAGACAGTGGAGAGGCCCTGCCCTAAAGGGTCACTGG gtaTAGCCTCCTATCAGTGCATGCAGTCTCCAGTGGGTTGGAGCTCCAGAGGGCCTGACCTTTCCAACTGCACCTCTCCCTGGGTCAGCCAAATTGCACAGAAG ATCAAGAGCGGAGAGAACGCAGCCAACATCGCCGGGGAGCTGGTCAACCTGACGCGTGGGCGGATCTATGCCGGTGATGTCAGCATGTCCGTCAGGCTAATTGAACAGCTATTGGACATCCTGGACTCCCAGCTCCAGGCATTGAGACCAGCCAATAAAGAGTCAGCGGCACGCAATTACAACAAG ctGCAAAAGAGGGAGCGCACATGCAGAGCTTATGTTCag GCGGTCGTTCAGACAGTTGATAATCTGTTGGGTCCTGAGGCTCTTGTGTCCTGGGCAGATATGAGCGGTGCTGACCAGTCCCGCTCAGCATCACTACTGTTAGACGCAGTAGAAAAAGGGGCATTTCTATTGGCTAACAATCTCTATGAAGGTCGTTTCAGTGACAGGGCACCAAATGTCG ATCTGGAGGTATATGTACTCAACACAGAGGCAGACATACAGGACCTGAGGTTCCCTCACTCCTACGACAGTGACAGCATCTTGCAGATATCAGCACTGGCTCTGCAGCAGTACAGCAACAATG GCCAGGTGAAGCTGGTCCTCACTCTCTATAAGAACCTGGGCTCCTTCCTGACCACCCAGAACTCCACTCTGCGGCTCGGTCTGGGGCTGGGCCAGGGGTCCGATGCCAGGCGTAGGAGCCTGGTGGTCAACTCCCATGTCATCTCTGCGTCTGTGCACAGAGGATCCAACAGAGTGTACCTTTCCGAGCCGGTGATCTTCACTCTAAGGCACCTGCAG CTGGAGAACCACTTTGGCCCCAACTGCTCTTTCTGGAACGCATCAGGGGTTTCTGGGAGCGGCAGGTGGTCCACACAGGGCTGCCGCCTGTTACacaccaacaacacacacactacctGCGCCTGCAACCACCTGTCCAGCTATGCTGTGCTCATGACGTATCAGCAACCGGCT TTCGGGGTCGGTGTCGAGGAGCTTCTCGTCTATGTGGTTTCCTGGGTTGGCATCTCTGTAGCACTGGTGTGTCTGGCCACCTGCCTTACCACCCTGTGCTGCCAGGGGGCGCCCTGGCACACGGACCACAGCACCATCCACTGCAACCTGTGggccaacctgctcatcactGAACTGCTCTTCCTGGTCGGTGCCAACAAGACTCAATACACA GTTGTGTGCTCCATCATTGCTGGCCTGCTGCACTTCTCACTGCTCTCAGTGTTTTGCTGGTTGTGTCTGGAGGGGGTGGAGCTGTACCTGCTGCAGCGGGAGGTGTTTGAGGGACGTAACTCCAGGAGGAAGTATTTCTACCTGTGTGGCTACTCTATTCCTGGGCTGGTGGTGGCCGTGTCCGCAGCCATAGACTTCAGAGGCTACGGCTCAAAAACTGC atgctggCTGCGAACAGATAATTACTTCATCTCAAGTTTCCTTGGACCCGTTGCTGTCATCATTACG TTGAACCTGGTTATCTTGGTGATGACCTTACATAAGATGCACAGCACTGCTGCTTTGAAGCCCGACTCCAGTCGCCATGACAGCCTGAG GGCGTGGGCGGTGGGCTCCCTGACGTTGCTCTTCCTGCAGAGCGTCACCTGGTCCTCGGGCCTGATGTTCCTCTCTGCTCCGTCTCTCCTCCTGGCTtacctcttctcctccctcaaCACGGCCCAGGCCCTCCTCATCACCATACTGCACTGCACCCTTGCCAGGaag GGTCAGAAGGACTATGGCAGATGCCTGCGTCTCTCGCAGTGCTGTGTCACTTCTTCTTCCAGCTCTCCAGACTCAGTGAAGGGCGCTGCCCTGCGCTCCAACAGCCGCTACACCAGCAGCCAGAGTCGGCGAGCTACAGCTAACAGACAG AGTCGTATCAGGAGGATGTGGAATGACACTGTTCGCAGACAGACTGAATCGTCTTTCATAGCTGCAGACGTGAACAACACCCCGACTCTTAACAGAG CGGCTTTGGGGAACCATTTCCTTACTAATCCAGTTTTGCAGACTCATGCTGGAGCCTCTCCTTATGACACAATGCTGGCCCAGGGATACAATCAACCCTTCACCTCCACAG AGGGTGTTGTGTCCCAGAGCCAGGAGTCCTGTGGACTGGACAGTGTGTGTCTCAATGGAGGCTACACCCCTAACACCTTCACCCTGCACGGTCTTGGAACCACACCCGGCTCCCGAGCTGGAGTGGTGGGCAGCACCGACCttctgagggagggaggagttGGGATGGGAGGGGATGACATCTCCCCAGCCCTCCTCACCCCCCACGGGGCCACGGATCTGAGCGGTGGTGCTGGTATGCGTCGTAACCTGTCTGATGCGGCAGCGCTGGAGAAGATGATCATCTCTGAGCTGGTGCAGAGCAACCTGAGGCCCTCGGTCCCCATGCCAGTTCCTCCTGAACGCTACGGAAGCCTGGCGAGGCCTCACCACCACGACAGGGCAGCTCTCACTCACACTGCCACTTTAACCCGACATGCACAGCCGCCCCAAGAGGGCTGGGCTGCCACCATGCAGCCGAACACACGCCCAAACGCACAAGAGGGCTGGCCGCATACGAGACATCACACACAAGACGCTGAGACACATTCCACGACACGTGGACAGGATCAGGCTACTACGCCGCGATTACAAGATGGCTGGTCACACACACGTGTTTCTGGAGAATCTGAGTCCCGTGAGCTCCTTAAAGACGGGGACAGGGTGATGCAAGGCACTCTGGGTCGCCGTGGGCTCCAAGACAGGCAGCAAGCGCGTCCCCCTGATGTTCAGGCTAGGCCCTACTCCACCCTCAGCCGCACCCCTGGAACTCTGTCCCGCCATCGTAACACAGTGGAGTCGAGTGGAGGgacggacagagacagagagagagacagggagagagaaagggaccGGTACCGAGACAGgcccctcccacctcctcctccgcctcccccACAGGAGTCAGAGCCCCTGTACAAGGCCCTGGAGGAGCCGCTGCTGATGAAACAGAGGGAGGCAGGCGTAGAGACATGGAGGGGCGgccaggacagagagaaggacgAGACGTTTCTCTTGAAAAGAGACGGGGTGATAGACGAATGGAGGGGAGGAACCGAGAGAGTGAGGGACGAGTCTTTTACCTCTcagaagagagatggagagatggacGAATGGAGGGGTGGagtagagagagggagggaggaaactCATCTgctggagaagagaggaggacgGATGGAGGTGTGGCGGGGAGGAtcagacacagagcaggaagaGACTTTTATAACGCAGAAGAAAGATTTTGCGATTGAAGGATGGCGAGGcggggtggagagagagaaggacgaatccttgtttttaaaggacagagatggatggagggcAGGGATCGAACGAGAGAATGACAAACACAAGGACAGAGTGCTGGATGTGTGGAGAGGAGGGTTGGATGTAGACAGAGAGGAGCCTTTCCTCTTTGAGAGCAAAGATGGAGGTCTCGACGCGAGGAAAAGAGGATCTCTTCGTTACCATGGCGAACGAGAGGATTCTGACAGCTTTGCTCTGCCTTTGACCCCTGACCTTGACCTCGACCCTGACTCCTCACCTATCTACGCCCGAGATTCAAACCCCTCCCCGCTCTACCCCGGAGACCGCCGCTCGCCGCCACTCAGCATCTTCCCCCGAAGCTCTCCCCCGACGAATATATTCGCTCCTCGAGACACCAACTCGCCTCCGAACAATCTCTACTCCCGCCACTCCCCCCAGGTGTACAGCCGAAGCAGCTCCCCTCCTCGCTTCTACACCCGCACCTCCCCTCCGACCCTCTCGTACCCCGACAGCAGCCCTGAAGGTCCAGAAGAGGTCAGCCCCACTGGCCAGCCCCAACGACCCGCTCTGGAACTTCCCTACAGCCTGGGGCGACCCCCGCTGGGTCCTCGGCCCAATCACCTGCAGACCTTCTACCAGCCGCCGCCGCTGGCATCCAATGGAGAAGCAGTGTACACAGCAGAGCCCGCCTCTGAGGGAGAGGACGGACAGATGCAGCGGGTGACGAGCCTGTGA